The following DNA comes from Athene noctua chromosome 1, bAthNoc1.hap1.1, whole genome shotgun sequence.
cccCCCAGCTCCATCACCGAGGTGAGGGGCCGGCGCTGAGggatgtgtcccccccccgcaggcagCCATCAGCATCTTCGGCATGGTGGGGGGGCCGCTGCTGGGGCTCTTCTGCCTGGGCATGTTCTTCCCCTGCGCCAACCCCACGGTGAGTGacccccccgctccctgccccgccgcgggggggggcacagaccCCGCAGTGGGGGGCGCTGGGACACCCCGAGCCCACCCGTCCCTCCCACctggcacagggagctgctgtggggctgctggcGGGCCTGGCCATGGCCTTCTGGGTGGGCATCGGCGGCATCCTGCGCAGcatggggggggccgggggggcccccccctccAACGGCaccgcgctgcccgccgcgggcAACCTCACCACCCTCGTTGCCAGCACCCTGCTGGCCCCCACGCCGGCCCCCCAGAGGTGAGCACAGTTTAGGGGGGGCTGAGCTCAGTGCCAGGGCGCTGCGGGAGGGGGAAGGGtgtgggggtgcccccccccgccctccctcacccccccatCTCCGCcgcagccccacggggctgcaGAGGTTTTACAGCCTGTCCTACCTGTGGTACAGCGCCCACAACTCCACCACCGTCATCCTGGTGGGGCTCCTGGTCAGCCTCATCACCGGTGAgtgccgggggggcggcgggggggtggcaGGGTCCCCCCCCACTTCCCTGCTGCTCACttctcccccccaaccccctcacTCCAGGCCCTACGCCGGCAGCGGCCGTGGACCCCCGCACCATCTCCCCGGTGCTGCCCCgcctgctctgctgcctccccGCCAGGTCCCGGCGGCGGCTCTGCTGCGGGCTCGGCGTTCCCGAGCAGGtgagggccccccccccccttggtcCTGGGGCCTCCCTCCTCATCCATGCTCCCCCTAACCCCCCCCTTTCTGTCCCCACAGGACGCCGACCCTGGGGATGCAGCGAAGAGCAGCGGGGTGCCCAACGGCctggccccccccggccccccgcggcgggaggaggaggagggacagggCTACGTCCGCACAGCCGGGGTCCCTGCCTACACCCTGCAGGAGACCTCCTTctgacccccccgcgccccccggccagGGGGTCCCGGCCGTGCCCCCCCTGCgcactgccccagccccccccctccccggccaggGGGCACAGACCCCCCGGGGGTACCCACAGACAACTGGGGAGCACCAAATAcctggggggggctgccccccccttCCGCGGCCAGCACAGGCCCCCAAGGCAAGGGGGCTCTGGGACCaaggtggggcagggggggacccccggggggacccccccctcccaccccgggCCGGGACACTGCCCGGTGCCCCCGGCCTGGCCACGTGCCTTACGCATCGCTCCCAGGCCGGGGgccaccccgtgcccccccaaGGCGccgagcgcccccccccccccccccccactggaCACCCCGTTCCTCCTCTCTCTGTGTTCGTCGTCCCCCCAATAAACGGTTCTGGAGTGCAGGTGTGGGGGGAGCCCCCAGATCCGCCCCCTCCCCGCTGTGAGCCCCTGGGGAGATGGGCCCCCCCCCGCTGCCGTCTCCCAGAGCAGCGGGGGGGGCCCTTCTGCCCCCCCGCAGAGCAGAGGCTCGCTAGTGAGGTTGAGATTTATGGCGGCAGCCTTGACCTTGGCCCCGTTCCCATGACACacgggcaggcggggggggcccgtccgggggaggggggggggagcagggtccCTCATCCCCGGGCGCAGCGTGAGGGTCCCGCGGGGGGGCTCACCCCGAGGCAGGCGCTGGGTGCTCGCTGCAGGTTTATTGCCGCGGGGGGGGcaacccccaacacccccagacCAGAGCTGTGCCAGCTCCcaccagagccccccccccctcccccgccccccctaAAGTGTCCCCCGAGGTTCTGGTGGCTGtgggcagcccccccccaaagtcctgcccccggccccccccccccccagggcacaTTCTGCGGGGATGGAGCAGCAGCGGGGGGGTGTCCTGCAGCTGGGGGTCAGGGGGGGCCGCCCCCCTTTGCCAGGcccctgcaccccacacctgCCTGCTCGCGGCTGCCGGTGGCTGCGGCCACCCCGGGGGGGTCGGGACCGGGACCCCCCCAAGGGCCGACGTAGAGGCGGGAGCGCATCGGCCATTTCTACAAGAGATGGAGAAAGgggttggggttttggggggggggctgctgtcCTCgtgtcctgctgctgcctggggacgGGGGGACACCCGCTGCCAgcgtgggggggctggggggtgtcctggggaccCCCAGACTGCGCAGGGGATGAGGGGGGTCCCCATGGACCGGGTGCCCTCATGCAAGGGGTACCCCGGGGTTGCaggggggggtgtctcaccttCAGGGGGtgcagcagtggggagggggcgggcgggggggccccgcggcCCAGCACGTGGCTGAGGTGCCCGATGTAGCTGGTGGCGCGGACGAGGACGCCCAGCTTGGAGAGTTTGGTgccgggggggcacggccggcaGCGCCGCCTGCAGCGCCCGGAACGCCCGATGCTGCGCCCGcacccggccccgctcccgcgcCGCGCcctgggggtgcgggggggggccctGCGGGGAGTTGGGGCATGAGCTGCGTTCTCACCCCAGCACCCGCAGCCCCGTCCCCCGCGTCACCGCCCGACCCTGGGGAACCGGGTGAGCCCCGGGGCTGCGtgtgcccccccctgccccacctgCACCCCACAGGGCCAGTCCTGCCCGCAACCTGCACCCCCTGCCCACGGAGCCCCCCCCTCGGGCAACTCCCTACCTGTGCCGCtgccgggggcccccccgggtGGCCAGACGAGGGCCCTGGGGTCCTGCCCGGTCCCCGGCCGCGCCGGGGGGCTCGTGAGGGGCTACAGCCCCCTCTCCGGCCGCGGGAGCCGGGcacggcggcggccggggagcaGCCGCGCGTGGCAGccccccccgctccgcgcccccggCCGGCGCCTGCCCCCGCGCTCTCGGCCATGCCGGCCCCCGCCGGGCGGCTCCTGCCCGCGCCTCGGCCCCGCGAAGCGCCGGTGGGTCGGGGCGCCCCAGGGAGCGCggctgcgtgtcccccccccgacgcctcccggcacggcccggcccggcccgcggggcctCGGCTCTGGGCGGgcgtcccgccgccccccccttGGCACCGCGGGATGAGCGGGAGGATCCCGGCGGTCCCAGACGGAGCCTCCCCCGGGCCGCGGCTGCCCGGGGAGCCCCCGCTCGGCCCGCGGGCACGACACGGCCCAAGGGGGCCACAAGGAGCCGCATGGGAGCCACATGAAACCACACAGTAGCCACGTGGAGCCACATGGGAGCCACCGTGGGCACAGGCCGCGCACCGGGACGGGCACCCCCGCAGGGTCACACCGAGCCCCGTCCCCGCGGGCAGCCCGTGCgccccgcggccctgcccgcaGGCCCGGTGCTGGGCCGAGGCGGggtgcgggcagctgcctgcggcgACGGGCCCGTCCCGGAGGGGGGAGGCCCCGCACCCGCGGCCACCCTGGGGGCTGCGCCAGCCCCTGTCCCCACTGCTGGCAGAGCCGGGCCTTGGCGTCCCCCCGCACCCGCAGCCCCCGTGGGGGGagcgccccgccggggggggccggCGCGGAGCCCGGTCAAGGCTGGAGCGGGGGAGGCAGCCGGGGGCCCGGGGCTGGGCGGACCCACgggacccccccagcgccccggggggaggcagcgcagggaCCCCTCGCCCCATCCTGAGCGCCCCTCGGGCTGCAGAGCGGCTCCCCCGGGGCGCGGGGACCAGGCggcggccggggcagcgccggtgcggggggagcgggggggaacCGGGGCGAGACCGGCCgcggggcggaggggcggggctaGGAGTGGTGGGGCGGGGCTCGGTGCTGTGGGGGCGGAGCTATACGTGGGGGGGCGGGTTTTGGTGCGGCGGTGGGCGGGACTCGGGGGGTAGGCGGTGCGGTGCGGACGTGGCGGCGCGGTGACGTAGCGGCGCGGTGACGCAAGGCGCGCTGACGTCTGCGGCGTAGCCATGGCGCCGCGGCGGCCGGCAGAGCTGTACCGGGCGCCTTTCCCCCTCTACACCGTCCGCCTCCACCCGCGGCGGCCCATCGCCATcaccgccggcggcggcggcgccgccaagACCGGCATCCGCAATGGCGTGGTGCggcgcggggagggcgcggcgggcccgggggctgccgcGGGTGGAGGGGGGCCAGGAGGCCCGAGGGGGTGGAGGAGCCCCGGGGGGGTGGAGGAGCCCCGGGGGGGTGGAGGAGCCccgggaggggggagaggagcgTTGCGGGGCCGGTGAGGAGACCCGAGGCCGTGGGGGAGGCCCAGGCCGCTGTGGTGGGGCAGCGGGAGGCCcggccctggggtggggggatgtggagcatccccggggcaggTGCCCGCTGCGGGGGGTGAAGGGGGGAGCTGAGGCCGTGCCCCTGTTCCTGCAGCActtcctgcagctggagcaggTCGGGGGGCAGCTCAGCGCCTCCCTCCTGCACTCCCACGACACGGAGACTCGCGCCACCATGACCATGGCGCTGGCCGACGACATCATCGCGGCGGGGCAGGACGCCAGCTGCCACATCCTCCGCTTCAGCCTGCAGGCGCCCGAGGCCAAGGGCGGCCGCAACGGTGAGGGtcccccgctgtccccccccggggcgggggtcGGTGTGACAGCACCTGCCCTGGGCACCGTGGGGCAGAGCGTGGGGAGCCGGGTGGTTTCTGGGGTGCTTTGGGGACGGGACGGTGCCCTGTACCCGCAGCGTGCCTGCCCGGCTCGGGGGGGCTGTGTCAGGGCTCTGTGTCATTTTTTCCCCCCGCCACAGGCAGCGGGGAGAAGGGGCCACGGAAGCGGAAGGGCCCCAgcccggcggggcagggcagcacGCAGAGCCAGACCAGCGAGGTGACGGTGGAGAGCCTGCACAGCGTCCGCACGGACTTCAGCCCCGACGCCCTGCAGAAGGCCGTTCGCTTCAACGCCGACTGCTCTCTGCTCGTCACCGGCGGTGCCGACGGCTTCCTCCGGCTCTGGGAGGTGGGCACGGGGCGAGCCGGGGCCGGGTATCACCGGGAAGGACGGGCCCCGGCGGTGCCACGTCGGCTCCGTAACGCCGCGTTTTCCCGGCCGGGGAGCCCCGTTCCACGGGCGCAGCTCTGACGCCTGCTTGGCCCTTGCAGTTCCCCAGCATGAAGAAGACGCTGGAGTTCAAAGCCCACGACGGGGAGATCGAAGACATCGCGCTGGGCCCTGACAACAAGGTGAGCGCCGGGCGGCTCctcggcgcggcggggggagccgccggtGGACGCCCGCGCTCGCTCTGCACAGGTGGTGACGGCGGGACGGGACTTCCAGTGCTGCGTGTGGCAGCGGGACCAGCTGGTGACGGGGCTGCGCTGGAACGAGAACCTCCCCGGCGTCCCCGACAAGGCGTATCGCTACCAGGCCTGCCGGTGAGAGCAGGGGGCTGGGAACGGACCCCCCCGACGGCTTCTGCCCGCGACTGAGCCTCCCCTGGGCTTTGCCACCTCCCCCAGAAGCGGTGCTTTACCCGCCGGCGCGTTCCCGCGGCAGGTTCGGGGCCGTGGAGGACAACGCCGCGGCGCTGCGGCTCTACACGGTGCAGGTGCCCCACAAACGggagcgccgccccccgccctgtTACCTGACCAAGTGGGACGGGAAGAGCTTCCTGCCGCTGCTGACCCGGCCCTGCGGCACCGAGGTGGTCTCCTGCCTCTCCGTCAGGTACCTGGGGGCTGAAGGAAGGGGCCGGGGGGAACGGGGCTGGGGGCCACACCCCCCCCGCTCACTGTCCCCCCACACAGTGACTCTGGCACCTTCCTGGGGCTGGGCACGGTGACGGGCTCCGTCGCTATCCACGTCGCCTTCTCGCTGCAGGTGAGCTGTGGGGGGGCAAAGGGGCGTGGGGACaaccccggggacccccccaagCCAACGAGGGGGGTGTTTTTGCCCCGCAGAGGCTGTACTATGTGAAGGAAGCTCACGGCATCGTGGTGACGGACGTGGCCTTTGTCCCCGAGAGCCGGCGCGGGCGGGAGCTGCTGGCGGGGAACGAGGCCGCCCTGCTCAGCGTGGCCGTGGACAGCCGCTGCAAGCTGCACCTCCTCCCCGGACGGCGTAGGTGCCCGGGGGGGCTGctgcaggttttggggtgcccctgcCCATCCTCGGGCGTGTTGGGGGGTCCCGCAGCGCCCGTTCTCACCCTTCTgttcccccctttttcccccacaGGTTCCCTCCCtgtttggctgctgctgctgctctgcgcCGGGCTCATCGTGGCCACCATCCTGCTGCTCCAGCTTGCCTTCCCGGGGTTCCTGtaagcccccccggccccccgcaggGCCCCCCCAGGCTGAGGCCCACCCCACGCAGACTGTGAAGCCGAGGAGGGACCAACCCCGGCCCCGCCGTCCCTGCTGGCACTCGGGGAGCGGGCGAGgggtccccggggagggggggggtcccaccagcccttcacccccccacccccctctccCCATCACCATTAAACCTGGAGGACGAAGGCAGCGCTTGTCCCGtccgtgctggggggggggggggggggctgttccAGCCTGCGGGGGGCTcgctgtggggttgggggggtccttccccgcagccccccgcctgCCGTGGCGGCTCCTCCCTGCGCTGGAAGGTGTCGGTGGCGACAGAGTGAAGATTCGCGCCCGATTGCCGCCGCGGCCAAGCGGCCTCGGCCGTGACGGCTGGGCTACTGTGGAGGGGGGCTGTTAGCCCGGGGTGGGGCGAGGAGCGGGTGGAAGAGGTTCCAGGTGGCCGCTGCGGGGGCTGCTGGTACCCGCCCAGGGAGATGCCCgtggccagcagcggggccggTGGCTACCAGCGCTTGATGTGGGCAGTGGCCACCTGCCGGTCCtcggaggggcggggggagcagaCGGTGGCCCCGCCGTCCCCGCTCTGCCCGGTGGGTGCGGTCGGGGGGTGAGGGGCCCGATCCCGGGGCTCCCCTGTAACCGGggcggctgctggagcagggcgCCGGCCGGGCGGGTGTCGGGagccccgggagcggcggggcggggctccGGTAGCTCTCGGTGTCCTCGGCCCGGGCGAGGCGGAGCCGACGGGCACGGCGACGGGACCGGTGGCCGCTCCGCGCCCGTGGCCACGCCCCCAACGAGTGGCCGCGCCCCCATCGGGTGTGGCCACGCCCACACGGGACGGGCCCTCCCGCCATCGGTCCCGCCCCCTCGGCGTGGCCCCGCCCCCGAGCGGGCCGGTGTGGCGCCGGCGGCCATCTTTGATTGGGGCGCGATTGCCGGTTAACCCCCGCGCTGCCGAaccgccccgggccgggggggctggcgCCCCCCCCTCCGCTCTCCCCCCGCGGCAGgggggccccggcgggcggggcgggccccggtgcggctgcggggagcggggttTCGCGTCGGCTACGTGTCCCGGGGCGGGCGGCACCGGGACGTGAGACCGGGGCCGAGTGCGTGAGCAgcgggggggtgtttgggggggggtgcCCTGGGTGTGCCacgcacccccccgccccacacccTCCGTGCGGTGCCAGCGTGTCCCCGCCGCGCTGGAGCCGGTTGACGCTCCCGGAgctccccgccctcccccgccccggagccgccgctgagggggttgggggggccgagggggggtGGCGGCGGGTGATTCCCCCCCccggagcgggcggggggggggcagaggccgGGGCCGTGACTTTGTGCCGAGCCCCCACCTCTGGAAATGCCGGATTCCCacgctcccccggccccccccccgtCCTCGCAGCGTGGCCGGGCgtggcccccccgccccgcccccccaaCCTAGGGGGCCCCCCCGGCCACTCTGGCCCCGTCGCAGCCCGGCGGCGCGGGATGAGGCACCCGCCGGTGGCCCTGGTGCTGCTCCTGGTGGTCCCGGCGGCGCGGGCCGCCCCCAAGGCTGGGGGGCACAGGTACGGGGGGGCCGCGGGTATGGATGGGCCGGGGGCACGGGGGTGGTACGGGGGGGCGTGGCGTGGTTCGGCTGCCCCCCACCCAGGATaacccccccccgccctgtcctgGCCAGGCCTGAGCCccccgcggccgcggggccggatcctgcccccgATCCGCTGAGCCCGGAGCTGCTGGCGCTGCCGTGAgtcggggggcgcgggggggc
Coding sequences within:
- the PREB gene encoding guanine nucleotide-exchange factor SEC12 isoform X3 translates to MAPRRPAELYRAPFPLYTVRLHPRRPIAITAGGGGAAKTGIRNGVHFLQLEQVGGQLSASLLHSHDTETRATMTMALADDIIAAGQDASCHILRFSLQAPEAKGGRNGEGSGEKGPRKRKGPSPAGQGSTQSQTSEVTVESLHSVRTDFSPDALQKAVRFNADCSLLVTGGADGFLRLWEFPSMKKTLEFKAHDGEIEDIALGPDNKVVTAGRDFQCCVWQRDQLVTGLRWNENLPGVPDKAYRYQACRDSGTFLGLGTVTGSVAIHVAFSLQRLYYVKEAHGIVVTDVAFVPESRRGRELLAGNEAALLSVAVDSRCKLHLLPGRRSLPVWLLLLLCAGLIVATILLLQLAFPGFL
- the PREB gene encoding guanine nucleotide-exchange factor SEC12 isoform X2; its protein translation is MAPRRPAELYRAPFPLYTVRLHPRRPIAITAGGGGAAKTGIRNGVHFLQLEQVGGQLSASLLHSHDTETRATMTMALADDIIAAGQDASCHILRFSLQAPEAKGGRNGEGSGEKGPRKRKGPSPAGQGSTQSQTSEVTVESLHSVRTDFSPDALQKAVRFNADCSLLVTGGADGFLRLWEFPSMKKTLEFKAHDGEIEDIALGPDNKVVTAGRDFQCCVWQRDQLVTGLRWNENLPGVPDKAYRYQACRFGAVEDNAAALRLYTVQVPHKRERRPPPCYLTKWDGKSFLPLLTRPCGTEVVSCLSVSDSGTFLGLGTVTGSVAIHVAFSLQRLYYVKEAHGIVVTDVAFVPESRRGRELLAGNEAALLSVAVDSRCKLHLLPGRRSLPVWLLLLLCAGLIVATILLLQLAFPGFL
- the PREB gene encoding guanine nucleotide-exchange factor SEC12 isoform X1 — its product is MAPRRPAELYRAPFPLYTVRLHPRRPIAITAGGGGAAKTGIRNGVHFLQLEQVGGQLSASLLHSHDTETRATMTMALADDIIAAGQDASCHILRFSLQAPEAKGGRNGSGEKGPRKRKGPSPAGQGSTQSQTSEVTVESLHSVRTDFSPDALQKAVRFNADCSLLVTGGADGFLRLWEFPSMKKTLEFKAHDGEIEDIALGPDNKVVTAGRDFQCCVWQRDQLVTGLRWNENLPGVPDKAYRYQACRFGAVEDNAAALRLYTVQVPHKRERRPPPCYLTKWDGKSFLPLLTRPCGTEVVSCLSVSDSGTFLGLGTVTGSVAIHVAFSLQRLYYVKEAHGIVVTDVAFVPESRRGRELLAGNEAALLSVAVDSRCKLHLLPGRRSLPVWLLLLLCAGLIVATILLLQLAFPGFL